A window of Trichoderma atroviride chromosome 3, complete sequence contains these coding sequences:
- a CDS encoding uncharacterized protein (EggNog:ENOG41), producing the protein MAPSTVLPPRPSQRLDGKVAIVTGAGSLGDGLGNGRATSILLAEAGATVLCADLDLATAQRTVEMIVQEGGKAASTDADVSSEQDCEALVAAAKDMFGRLDILINNVGIMGAEGTAVEADVDEWHRGLSINVTSMVLMAKYAIPLMLKNEPGDGGIRGSIVNMASIAGLQGGHAAFVISNEQGGGCEHDESDGV; encoded by the coding sequence ATGGCTCCATCTACCGTGCTCCCACCACGGCCCTCGCAACGACTTGACGGCAAAGTCGCCATCGTCACCGGCGCAGGCAGTCTCGGCGACGGGCTCGGCAATGGACGCGCAACATCCATCCTTCTCGCCGAAGCTGGCGCCACAGTTCTTTGCGCAGATCTAGATCTGGCCACGGCACAGCGCACGGTGGAAATGATTGTCCAAGAAGGGGGCAAAGCAGCCTCAACAGATGCGGACGTGAGCTCGGAACAAGACTGCGAGGCACTAGTCGCGGCAGCAAAAGATATGTTTGGGCGATTAGATATTCTAATCAACAATGTTGGGATCATGGGTGCAGAGGGGACGGCCGTGGAGGCGGATGTTGACGAGTGGCATCGGGGACTGAGCATCAATGTGACGAGCATGGTGCTCATGGCGAAATACGCGATTCCGCTGATGTTGAAGAACGAGCCTGGCGATGGAGGCATCAGAGGGAGCATTGTCAACATGGCGTCGATTGCGGGTTTGCAGGGGGGGCACGCCGCATTTGTTATATCCAACGAGCAAGGGGGCGGTTGTGAACATGACGAGAGCGATGGCGTATAA